The Gammaproteobacteria bacterium genome includes the window CGCTATCTGATGAGTTGCAAGGAGGACGTGATATGTTGGCTATGTTAAGAGCGGCTTTTCCAGGAATACCGATCTATTACAAAGAGGGTAACCACGATGAGCGATTGCAGCACTATCTTAGCTTGAAGGCTCCTGAACTATTAGGGGTGATGGAATACACGCTTGGCGATTTGTTGAAGTTTGGCGATAACCGGATAGAACACATTGGCGATAAGCGGATAGTAATGGTGGGTAAGTTGCCAGTAATACACGGGCATGAAGTCTTTGGAGGTGCGAGCGTTAACCCAGCGAGGACTTTGTACCTTCGAGCGAAGTCAAGCGGATTGCAAGGCCACAATCACCGGACAAGCGAACATACCGAAAAGGATATTCACG containing:
- a CDS encoding metallophosphoesterase, with protein sequence LSDELQGGRDMLAMLRAAFPGIPIYYKEGNHDERLQHYLSLKAPELLGVMEYTLGDLLKFGDNRIEHIGDKRIVMVGKLPVIHGHEVFGGASVNPARTLYLRAKSSGLQGHNHRTSEHTEKDIHGEISTTWSTGCLCELNPRYMPINNHNHGFAFVELDEDGNYEVHNKRIYNGKIL